A DNA window from Thiobacillus denitrificans ATCC 25259 contains the following coding sequences:
- a CDS encoding SAM-dependent methyltransferase, which yields MATLYLIPVPLGPVSPESCLPADTLAVARRLEHFVVERAKTARAHLKAMDHPLPLQSLHLSELNEHTPADAIGALLAPLQAGHDLGLLSEAGCPAVADPGAALVLAAHRAGFRVVPLVGPSSILLALMASGLGGQRFAFHGYLPAKEPERVQRIRELEKAARRDRATQLFIETPYRSAALLDALAATLAPDTLISVGADLSLPSQLIRTLDAKSWRGRSGEFRDRLVVFAVAA from the coding sequence GTGGCCACGCTGTACCTGATCCCAGTGCCGCTCGGGCCGGTCAGCCCCGAGTCCTGTCTTCCCGCCGACACGCTCGCGGTCGCCCGCCGCCTCGAGCATTTCGTCGTCGAGCGCGCCAAGACCGCACGCGCGCACCTGAAGGCGATGGACCATCCGCTACCTCTGCAGTCGCTGCATCTCAGCGAACTCAACGAGCACACGCCGGCCGACGCCATTGGCGCCCTGCTCGCGCCGCTGCAAGCCGGGCACGATCTCGGTCTGCTCTCGGAAGCGGGCTGCCCCGCTGTCGCCGACCCGGGCGCGGCCCTTGTGCTGGCGGCGCATCGCGCGGGGTTCCGGGTCGTGCCGCTCGTCGGACCTTCGTCGATTCTGCTCGCGCTAATGGCGTCGGGCCTCGGCGGTCAACGCTTCGCCTTCCACGGCTATCTGCCCGCGAAAGAACCCGAGCGCGTGCAAAGGATTCGCGAACTCGAAAAAGCTGCGCGCCGCGACCGCGCTACCCAGCTCTTCATCGAAACGCCTTACCGCAGCGCCGCGCTGCTGGACGCGCTCGCCGCCACACTCGCACCCGACACGCTCATCAGCGTCGGCGCCGACCTGAGCCTGCCGTCTCAATTGATCAGAACGCTTGACGCCAAATCCTGGCGCGGCCGGAGCGGCGAGTTCCGCGATCGCCTGGTCGTCTTCGCCGTCGCGGCGTGA
- a CDS encoding Maf family nucleotide pyrophosphatase produces the protein MTRTSPTLVLASTSRYRRELLARLRLPFEVLAPNVDETPLPGETRSATALRLSVLKAQAAAMTHRDALVIGSDQVLMLGTEQLGKPGDHERAFAQLKKMQGRAMVFHTALTLLNSRTGSVQTRDVPTVVHIRPLTDAQIEAYLKKEQPYDCAGSAKSEALGIALMERMESPDPTALIGLPLMALTEMLAQEGVDVLTWPAT, from the coding sequence ATGACGCGCACGAGCCCCACGCTCGTCCTCGCCTCGACCTCGCGCTACCGGCGCGAACTGTTGGCGCGGCTCCGCCTGCCCTTCGAGGTGCTCGCGCCGAACGTCGACGAGACGCCGCTACCCGGCGAAACGCGCTCGGCGACCGCACTGCGGCTGTCGGTGCTCAAGGCGCAGGCCGCCGCAATGACCCATCGCGATGCGCTGGTCATCGGCTCCGACCAGGTCCTGATGCTCGGCACCGAACAGCTCGGCAAGCCGGGCGACCATGAGCGCGCCTTCGCCCAGCTCAAGAAGATGCAGGGTCGCGCAATGGTCTTCCACACCGCGCTCACGCTGCTCAACAGTCGCACGGGCTCGGTGCAGACGCGCGACGTGCCGACGGTCGTGCACATTCGCCCGCTCACCGACGCCCAGATCGAGGCCTACCTAAAAAAGGAGCAGCCCTACGATTGCGCGGGCTCGGCGAAGAGCGAGGCGCTCGGGATCGCGCTCATGGAGCGCATGGAGAGTCCCGACCCCACGGCATTGATCGGCCTGCCGCTGATGGCGCTGACCGAGATGCTCGCCCAGGAAGGCGTCGACGTTCTCACCTGGCCGGCGACGTAG
- a CDS encoding transcriptional antiterminator, Rof — protein sequence MSETPYAPIPCAQHERLEFAALTGQWLEVKIDGQKQRLRPLDVYTREGAEWLRAETDGGEALTLRLDRLVLAEDA from the coding sequence GTGAGCGAGACGCCTTACGCGCCCATTCCCTGCGCGCAACACGAGCGTCTCGAGTTCGCCGCGCTCACCGGGCAATGGCTCGAGGTCAAGATCGATGGGCAAAAACAGCGCCTGCGGCCTCTCGACGTCTATACGCGCGAGGGCGCCGAATGGCTGCGCGCCGAGACCGACGGCGGCGAGGCGCTCACGCTGCGGCTCGACCGACTGGTCCTGGCGGAAGACGCCTAG
- a CDS encoding S49 family peptidase has product MSEPQPNWERDVLQKLALAAVQEQRRSRHWSILFKSLGFLYLFIVLFLVAGWFGDDGVGIPKAHTALVDLQGVIASDQASADAVITSLQSAFEDKKTKGVVLRINSPGGSPVQAGQIYDEIRRLRKLHPQVPLYAVVDDICASGGYYVAVGADKIFVDKASIVGSIGVLMDGFGFTETMQKLGVERRLLTAGENKGFLDPFSPVNPEQQAYAKQMLEEIHGQFIATVREGRGKRLKETPDMFTGLVWSGERSIQLGLADEIGSLDTVARDVIKAEDIVDFTKEESLAERLAGRLGATMAKAMGLTDRAGVQLR; this is encoded by the coding sequence ATGAGCGAACCTCAACCCAACTGGGAACGCGACGTCCTGCAAAAGCTCGCACTGGCCGCGGTGCAGGAGCAACGCCGCAGCCGCCACTGGAGCATCCTCTTCAAGTCGCTCGGCTTTCTGTATCTGTTCATCGTGCTGTTCCTCGTGGCCGGCTGGTTCGGCGACGACGGCGTCGGCATCCCCAAGGCACACACGGCGTTGGTCGACCTGCAGGGCGTGATCGCGTCCGACCAGGCGAGCGCCGACGCCGTGATCACGAGCCTGCAGAGCGCCTTCGAGGACAAGAAGACCAAGGGCGTGGTGCTGCGGATCAACAGCCCAGGCGGCAGCCCCGTGCAGGCCGGCCAGATCTACGACGAGATCCGGCGCCTGCGCAAGCTCCACCCGCAGGTGCCGCTTTATGCGGTGGTCGACGACATCTGCGCGTCCGGCGGCTACTACGTCGCAGTCGGCGCCGACAAGATCTTCGTCGACAAGGCGAGCATCGTCGGCTCGATCGGCGTGTTGATGGATGGCTTCGGCTTCACCGAGACGATGCAGAAACTCGGCGTCGAGCGCCGCCTGCTGACCGCTGGTGAAAACAAGGGCTTCCTCGATCCGTTCTCGCCCGTCAACCCCGAGCAGCAGGCCTACGCCAAGCAGATGCTGGAGGAGATCCACGGCCAGTTCATCGCCACCGTACGCGAGGGCCGCGGCAAGCGCCTGAAGGAGACGCCCGACATGTTCACCGGTCTGGTCTGGAGCGGCGAGCGCAGCATCCAGCTGGGGCTCGCTGACGAAATCGGCAGCCTCGATACGGTCGCACGCGACGTCATCAAGGCCGAGGACATCGTCGACTTCACGAAGGAGGAGAGCCTCGCCGAGCGCCTCGCGGGCCGCCTCGGCGCGACGATGGCCAAAGCGATGGGGTTGACGGATCGCGCGGGCGTGCAGTTGCGGTGA
- a CDS encoding RluA family pseudouridine synthase — MKKNDLEKDSVRRLKIDEGADDQRLDNYLMARLKGVPKSRIYKLVRGGEVRINGGRVDVGYRLKVGDEVRIPPVRMAAPVITPATHLPQGGLRLLPLILYRDDALIALNKPAGMAVHGGSGISRGVIEQLRLELPECRYMELVHRLDRETSGVLLVALKRRALVGLHAAMRDGKIEKRYLTLVAGRWPNPLQHVKLPLHKRVTEEGEKRVTVRDTGQTAHTIFRRLRGYAEFTLLEAELKTGRTHQIRVHTSHLGFPIAGDDKYGDFELNKRLAKRGLKRMFLHAAKLAFAHPISGERMTIEAPLPADLATFLDTLDHAQAI, encoded by the coding sequence ATGAAAAAGAATGACTTAGAGAAAGATTCGGTCCGGCGTCTGAAGATTGACGAGGGCGCCGACGACCAGCGACTCGACAATTATCTGATGGCGCGCCTCAAAGGCGTTCCCAAAAGCCGCATCTACAAGCTCGTGCGCGGCGGCGAGGTGCGGATCAACGGCGGGCGCGTCGACGTCGGCTACCGCCTCAAGGTCGGCGACGAGGTGCGGATTCCGCCGGTGCGGATGGCCGCGCCGGTGATCACGCCGGCGACGCACCTGCCGCAGGGCGGGCTGCGCCTGTTGCCGCTGATCCTCTATCGCGACGACGCCCTGATCGCGTTGAACAAGCCTGCGGGCATGGCCGTCCACGGCGGCAGCGGCATTTCGCGCGGCGTCATCGAGCAGCTACGTCTCGAGCTGCCGGAATGCCGCTACATGGAGCTCGTCCATCGGCTCGACCGCGAAACCTCGGGCGTGCTGCTCGTCGCGCTCAAGCGTCGCGCGCTCGTTGGGCTGCACGCGGCCATGCGCGACGGCAAGATCGAAAAACGCTACCTCACGCTGGTCGCCGGGCGCTGGCCCAATCCGCTTCAGCACGTGAAGCTGCCGCTGCACAAACGCGTCACCGAGGAAGGCGAGAAGCGCGTGACCGTGCGCGACACCGGCCAGACCGCGCACACGATCTTCCGCCGCCTGCGGGGCTACGCCGAGTTCACACTGCTCGAAGCGGAATTGAAAACCGGCCGCACCCATCAGATTCGCGTGCATACCTCGCACCTCGGTTTTCCGATCGCCGGAGACGACAAATACGGCGATTTCGAACTCAACAAGCGGTTGGCGAAGCGCGGACTCAAGCGCATGTTCCTGCACGCCGCCAAGCTCGCGTTCGCCCACCCGATCTCGGGCGAGCGCATGACGATCGAGGCGCCTTTACCCGCCGACCTTGCGACCTTTCTGGACACGCTCGACCATGCCCAAGCAATTTGA
- a CDS encoding HAD-IA family hydrolase yields MPKQFDLLIFDWDGTLMDSAGVIVDSIQRACVDIGLPTPTEHASRQIIGLGLVQALQALVPDLPADDYPRLVERYRKHYLGRDAAIPLFPGVVDGIRALHSSGFQLAVATGKSHVGLSRALDTSGLRPWFCATRCADQTHSKPHPAMVLELIDELGADPARTLVIGDTSHDLLMAANAGVASLGVTYGAHEAASLHPHAPAALLDSFDEVYAWLDANA; encoded by the coding sequence ATGCCCAAGCAATTTGACCTGCTGATTTTCGACTGGGACGGCACCTTGATGGACTCGGCCGGCGTGATCGTCGATTCGATCCAGCGTGCCTGCGTCGATATCGGCCTGCCGACGCCGACCGAGCACGCCTCGCGCCAGATCATCGGCCTTGGTCTCGTTCAGGCGCTGCAGGCGCTCGTTCCCGATCTGCCCGCCGACGACTACCCGCGTCTGGTTGAGCGCTACCGCAAGCATTACCTCGGCCGCGACGCCGCGATCCCGCTGTTCCCGGGCGTGGTCGACGGCATTCGCGCGCTGCACTCGAGTGGCTTCCAGCTCGCGGTTGCGACCGGCAAGAGCCACGTCGGCCTTTCGCGCGCACTCGACACGAGCGGGCTGCGGCCGTGGTTCTGCGCGACGCGCTGCGCCGACCAGACGCACTCGAAGCCGCATCCGGCGATGGTCCTCGAACTGATTGACGAACTCGGCGCCGACCCGGCGCGCACGCTCGTCATCGGCGACACGAGCCACGACCTCCTGATGGCCGCGAACGCCGGCGTCGCGAGCCTCGGCGTGACCTACGGCGCGCACGAGGCCGCGAGCCTCCACCCGCATGCGCCGGCGGCGTTGCTCGACAGTTTCGACGAGGTGTACGCATGGCTCGACGCGAACGCCTGA
- a CDS encoding Rieske (2Fe-2S) protein translates to MARRERLICRAEDLAEAGQGVRFDVQRGDLRRPAFVVRFEGQPHAFLNQCGHIPVELDWQEGQFFDDSRLYLVCATHGALYHPRDGRCVGGRCAGRGLIPLSVVERDGNVYLMEEE, encoded by the coding sequence ATGGCTCGACGCGAACGCCTGATCTGCCGCGCCGAAGACCTGGCCGAGGCGGGGCAGGGCGTCCGTTTCGACGTGCAGCGCGGTGACCTTCGCCGGCCCGCCTTCGTCGTCCGCTTCGAGGGGCAGCCCCACGCGTTTCTCAATCAGTGCGGCCACATACCGGTCGAGCTCGACTGGCAGGAGGGGCAGTTCTTCGACGACTCGCGGCTATACTTGGTCTGCGCCACGCACGGCGCGCTTTACCATCCGCGCGACGGCCGCTGTGTCGGCGGGCGCTGCGCCGGCCGAGGCCTGATCCCCCTATCCGTCGTTGAACGCGACGGCAATGTTTACCTGATGGAAGAAGAATGA